ctctccccatcccctgggcgctctctctccccccctcttcgttcTGCTCAGCTGCTCGCACGGGGTGGAGACGAGtgtgggaaggagagaggggtggggggttgAGCCGGAGCACGATTTAAGAAGCTAGCGCCTACTGCATcatccaccgccgccgtccatCACCACGAGGGCCCCCATCGCCACCTCCACTACCAACGCGCGCATacacagctgcgcgaggtcaCATCGATATGGGGACTCAGCCAAACGCGAGAGCCGAGCCGCAGTTGTgcggaaggggggagggggggccatCAGGCGTGGGTGCGCCGCGGTGGATAAGTAGCAAGAGAAGCTCTGTAGGTGCGAGtgggtggtgagggaggggagtgcGCGCCAAATCTCTCCTGCGAGTTATGCGAGTGCCAATACCCACACGCACTGCTCATCCCTTTCTACCTCCGCCCTGCGCCCTCTCCTACTCCCTCACTCACGGGGGCTCCCACTCTGCTTTAGGGTCGGCGGATTGCCTCCATCCACAGTGCGTAGTCCTCCATCATGGCACACGGCGGTGGGGTACATACCGGCGCCAGGACTAGAGATCGTCAGGACGCCAAGGTAGTCCTTCCACTCAGGCACGGTGCTCATCCTGCCGTCCATGTGGTACAGTGGATGCTCCGGACCCAGCAGCATCGGCTTCACCGAACACGTCAGATgcctgtgcagcagccgcgtaGGCGActgcacctcttccctcacCGCTGTCGTGCTCGGAGCGCAGGACGAtgtcgccaccacctctgtcgCAGCACGCACCACGTGGCGGTAGCGCAGGCCCTTCGCCCTCGCATCCCGCAGCATCTCTGGCGTGAGGATGTCGATGCCTGCCACGGGGAGAGTCGAGCGATTCGGCTGATGACTGAATGCGATGGGCCGCATCACACACAACTTCATCAAGGCGTCCTGGCCGGAGACATCGTTAGACGGGTCAGCCTCTGCGTAGCCCAGCCCCGGAGTCCTCCTCAGCACCTCTTCAATGGCCTTCTCTGGGTTCACGCGCCGCTCTGTAAGGACGTAGTTGCTCGTGCCGTTGAGAATGCCTTCGATTCTGTGCACATGCTGGACATGGCAGCTACTCTGCAGTGTCTTGATGATCAGAACGCCGGcggccaccgtcgccacaaagcccacacacacacgcatcgcTGGAAACGATGACGATGTCGGGGTGCGAGAGGTGGCCGGCTTCAGCAGCCCAGCGCCGTGCCGGGTGAGCATCGCTTTATTGGCGGTCATCACCGAGCACCCACGCTGCACAATGGTACGCTGGAGGTATACGTGAAGGCCGGCTCCTCGCCCACCATCGCCTCGAAGATGACATGCACGTCAGCGCGAAAGATGTCCTCAATGTCGTCTGTGAGGGGCTCCGCGTCGTCTGCCCAGCCCTCCGGCCTGACGCGGCTCTGTGAAGGTCGCGTACGAGGGAACTTCTTAACAGTGACGAGCCTCGTATCGCCGAACTTCTGCTTGAACTCatcgtggcgctgctgcgcaatgCCATAGACGCCTTGCCCTACGGGGCCAACCCCCAGGAGGGCCGCACGAACGACAGTCATGACGGCGATGGCAAGGATGGTGTAGGGGGTTGCGTTAACATACTTGAGCAGATgcggggtggggaaggggggcggggtACGTGGGCGCGTGGACGCGTGGGAGTGTATCATCGcacaggagaggaggagacatgTATGATGGGCTACCTGCGACCACGAAGACAGGGcgaacaacagcaaaaggggggtgggggtctGATGCGTGtatggaggggggaagggggggggtgaagagagaggacgagagagagggggggcgtaGGATTCGAGGCGGTCGTCGGTGGCTAGACTGCGTAGGCGAGAGATGAAAAACAAACCCGAGAAGCCAAAGGGTggtgaaagggagggagcacACCCGGCATTCAGCcacaccgctgcgcacgccTCCACGGTTAGCCCCGGTGCAGGCGCACCTCATGACGGAGCAATGCATCACGGGAGTGCGTGCCAGAACAGGtagggtggagagaggagagggcgaaaACGAATAAGACGGAGAAGCGACGGCCACGGACTGAGCCACGCaggatgagggagagagagagagtcggcCTCGAGAGCGGTCGAGCGAAACAACACACAACTTGGCGCGTGTTCTCTCGGTCTACACAGGCAAGCCTGCCTCatccctcctcgccgctttCACCGTGACGGTGTCGAGAGCGGTGCtcttgagagagagagagagaagggaaaggggggcagcTGGGAAAAGGTGAACAGAAggagtgagggggagagagaggggggtggtggttcAATAGCCGCGTATGTAGGCGCGCATGCCCAGGGACCTtcccagcagcagtggagggaCTGAGAGCACCGAGTACATCGTGACGGAGCACCGTGGCGCCCACAGCCCCttcagagaggagaggaacgAAAAGggctttttccccctccaATGCACCTGCGCCCCGCCACACAACGGGTGGCGACACACCACCCCGCCCGCCGGCCCGCCACAGGCCCAGCCGCGCAGCACGAAGCCGCCGCAGACAGCCAGCGAAGCACGGCCCCCACTCCGCAGATCGCCCTGCAGACACTCCCCTTATGGCGGTCGCCACCAGGGGCGGCTCGGCACTGAGAgagatgggggggggggggggcttggCCTCCCTACACAGAGTGGAGTAGTGAATCCTGAGATGCTACACACTGGGATGTCCATCTGTCGTGAGGGAGCGCTGATTAGGGAAACACAAGGGTCGAAGAGAACatcgccttcctcctttcactGACCCACTTCACCCGCCACGACATGCCGCTCTCAAAgtagggggggagagagcgccacTCATGTTACCACAAGCGCAAGCGCACCAACTCCgaagtggaagagagggggagagaaaggggtgcAGAAATGCACTGAAACCCTCGCACGGCGAGGGGAGGAGATGACGGTGTGCGAGGTgccgaagaagagaacagtGCGGCAGCCTGCGCGCACAGGCGCTTGTGtgtaggaggggggggcggggggaagagaaaTACAATgacgagagaaggggggagaggggagagatTCCGCGAGTGAGCAACTCTGCCACTGGTCCattgcacagagagagagagaagaggggggcagcagcgcacgagGCAGGCAGACGCAGACGCGCGCAGGCGAGGAGTGTGCTCAGTAGAAAGGCGGTAAACTATGAAGAAAGTaaagggaagaggcggaggaaaagcagaggagaggggagggagggagagggagacccTGGCGCATCGCCACCTCAAACAAGTACCACACATCACTGATTGGAAGCATCGCACGCATGCGGGCGATTGTCACACGCTCGCGTTCCTCTTTGTTGTGCGCTGGAGATGATTCGCACGCATGTGGCATGCCACGGTGGGGGTGATGCGTACATAcgcacaccgagagagagggggggagtggcaTTGACTGCAGCCATGAACTCCGAGGGAAGAAAGGAAGGGAAGTAGACGGCGAGAGCAggcgcagccaccaccaccaccaccacaggcaGCCCCTGGGCCTCTCCCGTCTaccaccgcccccctcccttcaccaTTACTTTGCGCTCCTCCTACCTCTGGCGTAGCCCTCTTGACTACTCCGCGAGCTACACCCTCACAGCTGGCTTGTCTCGCTCCCGCCGCACATcagctgcaccacgcgacgAATCACCAACAGGCCCTTGTCCAGCTGATCCAGCGACACAAACTCATTTGCTTTGTGGGCCTGCTCAATGTTGCCGGGACCGCACACGACGGAATTGATGCCGGCGGCTTGGTACTCACCCGCCTCGGTGCAAAACGACACCTTCGTCACCGCCCGTGGCTCGGGGCTGGCGGCAAGAAGCGCCTTCACCACTGGTGCATCGCTTTGGCCGCCAAAGGGCGCGACTTCGACGCgcctcaccacctccatACCGCCCTCTGGGCACGCCAGCTTCACGCGCTCCGTCTCTGCCCTGATGAAGTCCCAGATCTCCTTGTTAATTGTTGACGCAGGGTGAGACGGCACGTTGCGGAACTCGAAGCCTATCGAGCACTCGGCAGGGATCGTGTTCGCAGCATTGCCGCCGGTCGTCAGAGCTGGGCAGACAGTCGTGTGGCCAATGTGGAAGCCCTCCTCGAAGGGGCCATCGCTGGCGAAGCGATCGCGCATCTCGAACAACTTCTGAAATACGCGCATCGCGGGCTCGATTGAGTTGTACCCGGCGGTCTGCAGCGAGGAGTGCGCAGCCCTGCCCTTGAAGGTGAGGTAGCTGAAACTGATGCCCTTATGCGCAATCACCAGGTCCATCATTGTCGGCTCCCCAATGATGCAGCCCTCGCACTTTTGTAGATCCTGACCGCGCTCACGCATCAGCTGCCGCACGCCGTCGAACGTGGTCTCCTCGTTGTACGTCAGCACAATTTGCAAGGGCTTCCGTAGCGGCGCCCGCACCCACCCCGGCACAAGCGCCAGGCACACAGCGATGAATGCCTTCATGTCGCACGACCCGCGCCCGTACAGGTTGCCCCCACGCTCCGTCAGAACGAATGGGTCGCTGTCCCACTTCTGCCCATCCACTGGCACCACATCCGTGTGCCCGCTCAGGATCAGCCCGCCCTCCACACGCCCGTCGGCGCTCGGCAGCGTCGCTATCAGATTCGCGTGAATCCCGTCCGCCGACCGCATCACTGTCACCTGCTTCACACCGCACTCCGCAAGGTACGCCTGCACGTACTCGATCAGTGGCAGATTCGTGCGAATGCTCACAGTTTCGAAGCTGACCAGCTTCGCCAGCACATCGCGCACATGCTGGAGGGAGGCCATCGTTACTGGGAAGCTAAGAGAAAGCGATAGAGGTGGGAGGAGTGCGGTAGGTTATCATACACCCAATAGAGGTGATGGTAGGACAGCTTACtacgagagaggagagaaggtgctgcgcacTTGAGTACTCACGTGTGACGTCTGTTCAATACGAagatgtgcatgtgtgtgggtgtgtgtgtgtatgtgtgtgtgcacgggAGTCGTTTTCTCGTTTCGCGTGCAGCAGACGGTGGGAGCGACcgtgcaggggggggggggcagaggtgtGAAGCAATCATTTCGCGGAGGAGGTAAATTTCCCATGAGGCCATTCGAGGGAAACTCTCACCGGTGCAACGTGCCTTGCAGGAGTGTGGGGGGTGTCGATCAGGCGGCATAGcaagcgaaaaggaaaggggccTCTCGCTTCCGGCGTAAAACATCGGCACTGCATGCAATGCCACTTGGCAAGCACCAGGCCACCTGATCCGCGCAGTTCACCCACAGTAGTAGATGCAAATATGCCGCCAACGGGCCTTGTGAGTCACGTGGACAAACTGCACAGACGTCTCATGACGCTAATACACGCCCAACtgaaaacgaaaaaagggaagaggcacGGCGAGCGAACGAGCGAGAAGACGGCAGATGGCGGAATTAAGAGAAAAGAAACCACTAACacacactcctcctcctcctcctcctcacgtgTACACTCCTCTGTCCAACgagctcccctctccccggcCCTGCACTACTACACCATCGTGAAGCCCATCGTACCGTACGTGATCGCCAGCATCAGCTTTTCCTTgagcaccgcagcggagTTATAGACGGGTAGGTCGAT
Above is a genomic segment from Leishmania panamensis strain MHOM/PA/94/PSC-1 chromosome 7 sequence containing:
- a CDS encoding homoserine dehydrogenase-like protein (TriTrypDB/GeneDB-style sysID: LpmP.07.0290); translation: MTANKAMLTRHGAGLLKPATSRTPTSSSFPAMRVCVGFVATVAAGVLIIKTLQSSCHVQHVHRIEGILNGTSNYVLTERRVNPEKAIEEVLRRTPGLGYAEADPSNDVSGQDALMKLCVMRPIAFSHQPNRSTLPVAGIDILTPEMLRDARAKGLRYRHVVRAATEVVATSSCAPSTTAVREEVQSPTRLLHRHLTCSVKPMLLGPEHPLYHMDGRMSTVPEWKDYLGVLTISSPGAGMYPTAVCHDGGLRTVDGGNPPTLKQSGSPRE
- a CDS encoding acetylornithine deacetylase-like protein (TriTrypDB/GeneDB-style sysID: LpmP.07.0300), with the protein product MASLQHVRDVLAKLVSFETVSIRTNLPLIEYVQAYLAECGVKQVTVMRSADGIHANLIATLPSADGRVEGGLILSGHTDVVPVDGQKWDSDPFVLTERGGNLYGRGSCDMKAFIAVCLALVPGWVRAPLRKPLQIVLTYNEETTFDGVRQLMRERGQDLQKCEGCIIGEPTMMDLVIAHKGISFSYLTFKGRAAHSSLQTAGYNSIEPAMRVFQKLFEMRDRFASDGPFEEGFHIGHTTVCPALTTGGNAANTIPAECSIGFEFRNVPSHPASTINKEIWDFIRAETERVKLACPEGGMEVVRRVEVAPFGGQSDAPVVKALLAASPEPRAVTKVSFCTEAGEYQAAGINSVVCGPGNIEQAHKANEFVSLDQLDKGLLVIRRVVQLMCGGSETSQL